From Pirellulales bacterium, the proteins below share one genomic window:
- a CDS encoding CocE/NonD family hydrolase, whose translation MPRLAFFLILLFVSAELFAQEKQPEFKPPDDIAYRSENIISDGTRMAADIFAPRTPAAEKLPTIVMSHGWGGTVAALRPDAVVFARAGYQVVAFDYRGWGNSDSRLVLAGKKPDKEDGKFVAEVKEVREVVDPIDQTTDILNAIPGVTHYGVYKEARGKAQQEAIAWYDEHLKYVP comes from the coding sequence ATGCCACGTCTCGCATTCTTCCTCATCTTGTTGTTCGTCTCGGCCGAGTTGTTCGCCCAGGAGAAGCAGCCCGAGTTCAAACCGCCCGACGACATCGCGTATCGCAGCGAGAACATCATCAGCGACGGCACGCGCATGGCGGCAGACATCTTCGCGCCGAGAACGCCGGCCGCGGAGAAACTGCCGACCATCGTGATGAGCCACGGTTGGGGCGGAACGGTGGCGGCGTTGCGTCCGGATGCCGTCGTCTTTGCCCGGGCCGGTTACCAGGTCGTCGCCTTCGATTATCGCGGTTGGGGCAATAGCGACTCGCGACTCGTGCTGGCCGGCAAGAAGCCCGACAAAGAAGACGGAAAGTTCGTCGCCGAAGTGAAAGAGGTCCGCGAGGTCGTCGATCCGATCGACCAAACGACCGACATCTTGAACGCCATCCCCGGCGTCACGCACTACGGCGTTTACAAGGAAGCCCGCGGCAAGGCACAGCAGGAGGCGATCGCCTGGTACGATGAGCATCTGAAGTATGTCCCTTAG
- a CDS encoding DUF1559 domain-containing protein, which produces MRRSGIRSAVALMEVLVAISIVGLLVALCLPAISASRESARRAQCQNSIRQLGVAVSVFHSANARFPRGVFGGPYGIGKNSIAWSWTAQILPLLERRDLYEGGHIQQETLAQSVATAQQISLLLCPSSGAIRAGPRTDAGNLFGLAVGQSTYKAVSGANWGTDSTWPPGSAAPTPIPTEWPHIGTNGSYDGLSEGDGAMYRSDYKVHRGIDDISDGTSNTLLIGEDVPSANSSVSWPYANNAYGTCAIPPNLMRYDPADWPNTWSFRSRHPGGLNFAIADGSARWLSDSIELPVYRALATIRGHEILGDDQWR; this is translated from the coding sequence ATGAGGCGATCCGGCATCCGAAGCGCTGTCGCCCTGATGGAGGTGCTTGTGGCCATTTCCATTGTCGGGCTGCTTGTGGCGCTGTGTCTTCCCGCCATAAGTGCGTCGCGCGAGTCGGCGCGCCGCGCTCAGTGTCAGAACAGTATACGGCAGCTTGGCGTCGCGGTGAGCGTGTTTCACTCCGCCAATGCCCGCTTTCCTCGCGGCGTGTTTGGTGGCCCCTACGGCATCGGCAAGAATTCTATCGCGTGGAGTTGGACCGCGCAGATCCTGCCTTTGCTGGAGCGTCGCGACCTGTACGAGGGAGGACACATCCAGCAAGAAACTTTGGCGCAAAGCGTCGCGACGGCCCAGCAAATATCGTTGCTGCTCTGTCCGTCAAGCGGCGCCATTCGCGCAGGGCCGCGCACCGACGCTGGCAACCTTTTCGGCCTCGCTGTCGGACAGTCGACGTACAAGGCAGTTAGCGGGGCGAACTGGGGGACCGACTCGACATGGCCGCCCGGCTCCGCCGCGCCAACGCCGATCCCTACGGAGTGGCCCCACATCGGAACGAACGGCTCGTACGACGGGTTAAGCGAGGGCGACGGGGCGATGTATCGCAGCGACTACAAGGTGCATCGCGGCATTGACGACATTTCCGACGGCACAAGCAACACACTGCTTATCGGGGAGGACGTTCCGTCCGCGAACAGCTCCGTTTCCTGGCCGTATGCAAACAATGCCTACGGAACATGCGCCATTCCACCCAACCTCATGCGCTACGACCCGGCCGATTGGCCAAACACATGGTCGTTCAGAAGTCGCCATCCGGGAGGGCTGAATTTCGCGATTGCCGATGGATCGGCTCGCTGGCTGAGCGATTCCATCGAACTCCCCGTGTACCGCGCCTTGGCGACAATCCGCGGCCACGAAATCCTTGGGGACGACCAATGGCGCTGA
- a CDS encoding putative toxin-antitoxin system toxin component, PIN family codes for MNVVVDTNILVRAAPGRTGPARELLQLLAEPPHVLVSSPPLLDELSRALGYPRLRAIHGLDDAGIMRYATDIETLAMLVPLTTPTVTAVQSDPDDNAVVAAAIAGQAEVICTRVGANCA; via the coding sequence ATGAACGTCGTTGTCGACACCAACATCCTCGTCCGCGCGGCGCCAGGACGGACTGGACCAGCTCGGGAGCTCTTGCAATTGCTGGCCGAACCGCCGCACGTGCTCGTCAGCTCCCCGCCATTGCTTGACGAACTCAGCCGAGCGCTCGGCTATCCGCGGCTACGCGCCATTCACGGCCTTGACGATGCAGGCATCATGCGCTATGCGACCGACATCGAAACGCTCGCGATGCTCGTGCCTCTGACGACACCCACTGTCACCGCAGTTCAGAGCGACCCAGACGACAACGCGGTGGTTGCGGCGGCAATTGCCGGCCAAGCGGAAGTCATCTGCACGCGCGTCGGCGCGAATTGTGCCTGA
- a CDS encoding glycoside hydrolase family 71/99-like protein: protein MSLSCSRKALLILVGLLAGLVGMPGDAPVIGKEPLASDTPEVDATTLRRKVLCGYQGWFRCPGDPAGEGWRHWSRDANRIGPHTLTFEMWPDLSEYDHDERYPAAGFTYPDGNPAQLFSSANSKTVDRHFRWMRQYGIDGVFLQHFAVDLPGGPLQDHYASRRQVLQHVIEAAQKTGRVWALSYDIAGMPGDKMFDVLTADWKKMVDAGVTAGPRYLHDGGKPVVQVWGFYRNSPVSAMTPELAHRLIDFFKAEGRYSAYLLGGGDWQWRRDPEWQKIVFRFDAYAPWNVGNYGKDAGGVPHASMAWWEADKRACEEHGVLWLPVVYPGFSWDNLKRKPPGTSTIPRRGGEFFWEQFHELAKLDVAGVYIAMFDEVDEGTAIFKVSNTPPAPGRFVTYDGLPADWYLRLAGEGAKLIRGERENQKAIPIDPSAGGH, encoded by the coding sequence ATGTCCCTTAGCTGCTCCCGTAAAGCGTTGCTCATCCTCGTCGGCCTGCTGGCCGGTCTCGTGGGCATGCCCGGCGATGCGCCCGTCATCGGCAAGGAGCCCTTGGCGAGTGACACGCCCGAAGTCGACGCCACGACGCTGCGGCGCAAGGTGCTGTGCGGCTATCAGGGCTGGTTCCGCTGCCCCGGCGATCCGGCGGGCGAGGGTTGGCGACATTGGAGCCGCGACGCAAACCGGATCGGCCCCCACACGCTGACTTTCGAGATGTGGCCCGACCTCTCCGAGTATGACCACGACGAAAGGTATCCGGCCGCCGGCTTCACGTACCCGGACGGCAATCCGGCACAGCTCTTCAGCTCGGCCAATTCCAAAACCGTCGACCGGCACTTTCGCTGGATGCGGCAGTATGGGATCGACGGCGTGTTTCTACAGCATTTCGCCGTCGATCTGCCGGGCGGGCCGTTGCAAGACCATTACGCCTCTCGCCGGCAGGTCCTGCAGCACGTGATTGAGGCCGCCCAGAAAACCGGCCGCGTGTGGGCCTTGTCTTACGACATCGCCGGCATGCCGGGCGACAAGATGTTCGACGTGTTGACCGCTGATTGGAAAAAGATGGTCGACGCCGGCGTCACCGCGGGGCCTCGCTACCTCCACGACGGCGGCAAGCCGGTGGTGCAAGTCTGGGGCTTTTACCGCAACAGTCCGGTGAGCGCCATGACACCCGAGCTGGCCCATCGGCTGATCGACTTTTTCAAGGCCGAGGGACGCTACTCCGCCTACCTGCTGGGCGGCGGCGATTGGCAGTGGCGGCGGGATCCCGAGTGGCAAAAGATCGTCTTCCGTTTCGACGCTTACGCTCCCTGGAACGTGGGCAACTACGGCAAAGATGCCGGCGGCGTGCCGCACGCCTCGATGGCCTGGTGGGAGGCCGACAAGCGGGCGTGCGAAGAGCACGGAGTTCTATGGTTGCCCGTGGTCTATCCGGGCTTTAGCTGGGACAATCTCAAGCGAAAGCCGCCCGGCACCTCAACCATTCCGCGGCGCGGCGGCGAATTCTTCTGGGAGCAGTTTCACGAACTGGCGAAGCTCGACGTGGCGGGCGTCTACATCGCGATGTTCGACGAGGTCGATGAAGGGACCGCCATTTTCAAGGTCAGCAACACACCGCCCGCACCGGGCCGCTTCGTGACCTACGACGGCCTGCCCGCCGACTGGTATCTGCGGCTGGCCGGCGAAGGAGCGAAGCTGATCCGCGGCGAGCGGGAGAACCAAAAAGCGATACCGATAGATCCTTCAGCCGGTGGTCATTGA